The following proteins are co-located in the Acidobacteriota bacterium genome:
- a CDS encoding PIG-L family deacetylase → MSHPHPPLPGASGKVTAGDLLVLAPHFDDEVLGCGGLLLQRLAAGAAVRVLFLTDGGGGVEEIADREAYGERRRQEAEAVAEAMGTTLGFLDLPDGKLSFHLAEAADGIGAVLKERTPEAVLVPSPLEGSADHRAAFGALHRLLGGLRGGDDPLAEALREVEILVYEINRPAHPDLLLDVTSEVPKLAELMESYGSQQERHGYWRASLGLRRYRTLSLSPEVEAAEGYRRLALEDFVSRSPAQLLAHLGADRSRKAVTEGPAVSVIVRTKDRPELLAEALASLADSTYRNLRLVLVNDGGAAPEVPANFPFAVERIDLGRNRGRAAAANAGVAAADGDYVAFLDDDDLVAPEHYATLVAMVSAAEVRVAYTDAAVGVYELDPAEPGEPGENSGGGTGGWRCVERRLPYSRDFDPDRLVVDNYIPFHTLLIERALCDELSLKDGGAFDPSLPFFEDWEFLIRLAAVTPFHHRARVTCEYRHFRGAGHHVLGESPRRRADFLTMKARVLAEHADRLTPERLAAVVDDLRREAVEATEEAASSRRAAGEERRRHRQWAERFHALNGEVEVLRAEHERLSEDLRRLYDEERALRAVTEDQTEHLGRTYAEIARLEGIIRDMESTRAWRLYQRFRR, encoded by the coding sequence ATGAGCCATCCCCATCCGCCATTGCCCGGGGCTTCCGGAAAGGTCACCGCCGGCGATCTGCTGGTGCTGGCGCCGCACTTTGACGACGAAGTGCTCGGCTGCGGTGGCCTCCTCTTGCAGCGCTTGGCGGCGGGCGCGGCGGTGCGGGTGCTGTTCTTGACCGACGGTGGCGGCGGCGTGGAGGAAATCGCCGACCGCGAGGCCTATGGCGAGCGCCGGCGGCAGGAGGCCGAAGCGGTGGCCGAGGCGATGGGCACGACCCTCGGATTTCTCGATCTGCCGGACGGCAAGCTGTCCTTCCATCTCGCCGAAGCGGCGGACGGCATCGGCGCGGTGCTCAAAGAGCGAACGCCGGAAGCCGTTCTGGTGCCCTCCCCCCTCGAAGGCTCCGCCGACCACCGAGCCGCTTTTGGGGCGCTCCATCGGCTCCTCGGTGGGTTGCGCGGCGGTGACGATCCCCTGGCCGAAGCGCTGCGGGAGGTCGAGATCCTGGTTTATGAAATCAACCGGCCGGCCCATCCGGACCTGTTGCTGGACGTCACCTCCGAAGTGCCGAAGCTGGCGGAACTGATGGAGAGCTACGGCAGCCAGCAGGAGCGCCACGGCTACTGGCGGGCCTCCCTCGGGCTGCGTCGCTACCGCACCCTCAGTCTGTCGCCTGAAGTGGAGGCGGCGGAAGGCTACCGGCGGCTGGCCCTAGAAGACTTCGTCAGTCGCAGTCCGGCGCAGCTCCTGGCCCACTTGGGCGCCGACAGAAGCCGCAAGGCGGTGACCGAAGGACCGGCGGTGTCGGTGATCGTCCGCACCAAGGATCGGCCGGAGCTGCTGGCCGAGGCGCTCGCGAGTTTGGCCGACAGCACCTATCGCAATCTGCGGCTGGTGCTGGTCAACGACGGTGGCGCGGCGCCGGAAGTGCCGGCGAACTTTCCCTTTGCCGTGGAGCGGATCGATTTGGGGCGCAACCGCGGCCGGGCGGCGGCGGCCAACGCCGGGGTGGCGGCGGCCGATGGCGACTATGTCGCCTTCCTCGACGACGATGATCTGGTGGCGCCGGAGCACTACGCCACACTGGTGGCGATGGTGTCGGCGGCGGAGGTGCGGGTGGCCTACACGGACGCGGCGGTGGGCGTCTACGAGCTGGATCCGGCGGAGCCGGGAGAGCCGGGAGAGAACTCCGGCGGCGGCACCGGGGGCTGGCGCTGCGTCGAGCGGCGGCTACCCTACAGCCGCGACTTCGATCCGGATCGCCTGGTGGTCGACAACTACATCCCTTTTCACACCCTGTTGATCGAGCGGGCGCTGTGCGACGAGCTGTCGCTCAAGGACGGCGGCGCCTTCGATCCGTCGCTGCCCTTCTTCGAGGACTGGGAGTTCTTGATCCGCTTGGCGGCGGTGACGCCCTTCCACCACCGGGCGCGGGTGACCTGCGAGTACCGCCACTTCCGAGGTGCCGGGCACCACGTGCTCGGCGAATCGCCGCGCCGCCGCGCCGACTTCCTCACCATGAAAGCCCGGGTGCTCGCCGAGCACGCCGACCGCCTCACCCCGGAACGTCTGGCGGCGGTGGTCGACGACCTGCGCCGGGAAGCGGTGGAGGCCACCGAGGAAGCGGCGTCGAGTCGCCGTGCCGCCGGTGAAGAACGCCGGCGCCACCGCCAATGGGCCGAACGCTTTCACGCCTTGAACGGTGAAGTCGAGGTGCTGCGCGCCGAGCACGAGCGCCTATCGGAGGATCTTCGCCGCCTGTATGACGAGGAACGAGCGCTGCGCGCCGTAACCGAGGATCAGACCGAACACCTCGGCCGCACCTACGCCGAGATCGCGCGCCTCGAGGGAATCATCCGTGACATGGAATCTACCCGCGCCTGGCGCCTCTACCAGCGCTTCCGCCGATAA
- a CDS encoding efflux RND transporter permease subunit, which translates to MTQDDTQRKNSRGSRLEEILPRFSLDRRITVLVLLATTLVVGLVATLGIPLELFPAGYTEPYLGVNVPWSDAPAREVMDKVILPLEEELSTVKGLDRLNSFSTTSFGRVFMMFKQGTDMDVAYREVRDRVQRARVRMPEDADRVYIRKNDTSGFPVAMVGLGVDPSVPDSYSLVEKGVRMPLERIDGVAQVRTQGLEEKEILIELDRERTEAAGLNIYAIAQDLAGDNFSLASGSVFTGGKKLLLRSVARYPDLDTVRERSVAPSVRVEDIARVAYEEPDKKYRVRVNGRPAVALEVMKEGEANTLEVSQQVHRVVEELQADPRLSGIEMTVFFDQGSVILESLSTLLDSGRIGAIFAIGVLFFFLRRGRMTLIITLSIPLSMLIALTVMFFAGESLNILSLLGLMICVGLLVDNAVVVAENIYRVHKEGAGRREACIRGAGEIALAVTMATLTTVIVFLPVSLVEGQAQFFLLRMAIPVSVSLLASLFVALVFIPLSVYLTLPARGAEATGWRHRLHRRVNAALTKSYNSTFERVNGAYGRLLQFFLGRRLELVMSIVLVAVVSGIAMNARELKVVEQDENESPGIEVDIELPQTYSFEETQRYFLEVEKVMEANKEKWGLDGHFFFHRTNWGEIEAWFPREGERPMTPRQVTEAVLAALPEAAGVQFYTGSEDEGGDDDKSIYRVTLNSEDPDQLEAVTEDLEDVYASVEGVLGIKKLAGNDRQPNELSLVVDRDRAQQQQVNPEVVAGVVGYALRGQSLPKFYQDGREIEVRVRFEEEDRESLTELAGFQVPTETGTFVPLASLTDVESSAGAKSIFRRSKRIARTITLELEEGKEDETRDRLAALTRRIDLPEGVTFGSSRRQNSTNEEAQAMAFAALMSVLFIYLLMGFLFESFILPLSIVFTIPLAGIGVIWAHVLANRDIDFLGMVGGVLLIGVVVNNGIVLIDYINRLRRQGIERAEAILLASSRRFRPIMMTALTTIFGMIPLTLGQPSTIGMSYKSFGFTLIGGLTTATLLTLLVVPVLYTLFDDARRVFDTLVRRVFRGTPENEVFVDPVI; encoded by the coding sequence ATGACCCAAGACGACACTCAGCGAAAAAACTCCCGGGGTTCACGACTGGAGGAGATACTGCCGCGCTTCTCCCTAGACCGGCGGATCACCGTACTGGTGCTCCTCGCCACCACCCTGGTGGTCGGCCTGGTCGCTACCCTGGGCATTCCCCTGGAGCTGTTCCCGGCGGGCTACACGGAGCCCTATCTGGGGGTCAACGTGCCGTGGTCCGATGCCCCGGCCCGGGAGGTGATGGACAAGGTCATCCTGCCGCTCGAAGAGGAGCTCTCCACCGTCAAGGGGCTCGATCGGCTGAACTCCTTCTCCACCACGAGCTTCGGCCGGGTGTTCATGATGTTCAAACAGGGCACGGACATGGACGTGGCCTACCGCGAGGTACGCGACCGGGTGCAGCGGGCCAGGGTGCGCATGCCGGAGGATGCGGACCGGGTGTACATCCGCAAGAACGACACTTCCGGATTCCCGGTGGCGATGGTCGGCCTGGGCGTCGACCCCTCGGTACCGGATTCCTACAGCCTGGTCGAAAAGGGCGTACGAATGCCCCTGGAACGGATCGACGGCGTGGCCCAGGTGAGAACCCAAGGGCTGGAAGAAAAAGAGATTCTGATCGAGCTGGACCGCGAGCGCACCGAGGCGGCGGGCCTGAACATTTACGCCATCGCCCAGGATCTGGCCGGCGACAATTTCAGTCTGGCGAGCGGCAGCGTGTTCACCGGCGGCAAGAAACTCCTGCTGCGCTCCGTCGCCCGCTACCCGGACCTCGACACCGTGCGCGAGCGCTCGGTGGCGCCTTCGGTGCGGGTGGAGGACATCGCCCGGGTAGCCTACGAGGAGCCGGACAAGAAGTATCGGGTGCGGGTCAACGGCCGGCCGGCGGTGGCCCTGGAAGTGATGAAGGAAGGCGAGGCGAATACCCTGGAGGTCTCCCAACAGGTTCATCGGGTAGTGGAAGAGCTGCAGGCGGACCCGCGCCTGTCGGGCATCGAGATGACCGTCTTCTTCGATCAGGGCTCGGTGATTCTCGAATCCCTGAGCACCCTTTTGGACAGCGGCAGGATCGGCGCGATCTTCGCCATCGGCGTGCTGTTCTTCTTCCTGCGGCGCGGCCGCATGACCCTCATCATCACCCTGTCGATTCCGCTCTCCATGCTGATCGCGCTGACGGTGATGTTCTTCGCCGGCGAGAGCCTCAACATCCTGTCGCTCCTCGGCCTGATGATCTGTGTCGGCCTACTGGTGGACAACGCCGTGGTGGTAGCGGAGAACATCTACCGGGTGCACAAAGAGGGCGCCGGACGCCGCGAGGCCTGCATCCGCGGCGCCGGCGAAATCGCCCTCGCCGTGACCATGGCGACGCTGACCACGGTCATCGTCTTCCTGCCGGTATCGCTGGTCGAGGGGCAGGCGCAGTTCTTCCTCCTGCGCATGGCCATTCCGGTCTCCGTATCGCTTCTCGCTTCGCTCTTCGTGGCGCTGGTGTTCATACCGCTTTCGGTCTACCTCACCCTGCCGGCCCGCGGCGCCGAGGCCACCGGCTGGCGCCATCGCCTGCATCGCCGGGTCAACGCCGCCCTCACCAAGAGCTACAACAGCACCTTCGAGCGGGTCAACGGCGCCTACGGACGACTGCTCCAGTTCTTCCTCGGAAGGCGACTCGAACTGGTCATGAGCATCGTGCTGGTGGCGGTGGTTTCGGGCATCGCGATGAACGCCCGGGAACTCAAGGTGGTGGAACAAGACGAAAACGAGAGCCCGGGGATCGAGGTCGACATCGAGCTGCCCCAAACCTACTCCTTCGAGGAAACCCAGCGCTACTTCCTGGAAGTGGAAAAGGTGATGGAAGCCAACAAGGAAAAGTGGGGGCTCGACGGCCACTTCTTCTTCCACCGCACCAACTGGGGCGAGATCGAGGCCTGGTTCCCGCGCGAAGGGGAGCGGCCGATGACCCCGCGGCAGGTCACCGAAGCGGTGCTCGCAGCCCTGCCGGAGGCCGCCGGCGTACAGTTTTACACCGGCTCCGAAGACGAGGGCGGCGACGACGACAAATCGATCTACCGGGTCACCTTGAACAGCGAGGACCCGGATCAACTGGAAGCCGTCACCGAGGATCTCGAAGACGTCTACGCCTCGGTGGAGGGCGTCCTCGGCATCAAGAAGCTGGCCGGCAACGACCGCCAGCCGAACGAGTTGTCCCTGGTGGTGGACCGAGACCGGGCGCAGCAGCAGCAGGTCAATCCGGAGGTAGTGGCCGGAGTGGTGGGCTACGCGCTGCGCGGCCAGTCGCTGCCGAAGTTCTACCAGGACGGCCGGGAAATCGAGGTGCGGGTACGGTTCGAGGAAGAAGACCGTGAGAGCTTGACCGAACTGGCCGGTTTCCAGGTGCCCACCGAAACCGGCACCTTCGTACCCCTGGCCTCCCTGACGGACGTCGAATCGTCCGCCGGTGCCAAGTCCATCTTCCGGCGCAGCAAGCGCATCGCCCGCACCATCACCCTGGAGCTAGAAGAGGGCAAGGAGGACGAAACCCGCGACCGCCTCGCGGCCCTCACCCGGCGGATCGATCTGCCGGAGGGAGTGACCTTCGGCAGCAGCCGCCGACAGAACTCGACCAACGAAGAGGCCCAGGCGATGGCCTTCGCAGCCCTGATGTCGGTGCTTTTCATCTACCTTCTGATGGGCTTCTTGTTCGAGAGTTTCATCCTGCCATTATCGATCGTCTTCACCATTCCCCTGGCGGGCATCGGGGTGATCTGGGCCCACGTGCTGGCCAACCGGGACATCGACTTCCTCGGCATGGTGGGAGGAGTGCTGTTGATCGGAGTGGTGGTCAACAACGGCATCGTGCTGATCGACTACATCAACCGACTTCGGCGTCAAGGCATCGAGCGGGCGGAGGCCATCCTGTTGGCTTCGAGCCGCCGCTTCCGGCCGATCATGATGACCGCCCTCACCACCATCTTCGGCATGATCCCGCTGACCCTCGGCCAGCCGTCGACCATCGGCATGTCCTACAAGAGCTTCGGCTTCACCTTGATCGGCGGCTTGACCACCGCGACGCTATTGACCCTGCTGGTGGTGCCGGTGCTCTACACCCTGTTCGATGACGCTCGAAGGGTCTTCGACACCCTCGTACGACGGGTGTTTCGTGGGACTCCGGAAAACGAAGTCTTCGTCGATCCCGTCATCTAG
- a CDS encoding glycosyltransferase family 2 protein codes for MKVSVAILSWNGRQHLGPCLEALAGQRDPGVPWEVLVLDNGSSDGTAEWLRKEWLAVDRLPLRLVESRHNLGFCAGNNRLVRQAEGDAVAFLNNDTRPRQDWLAALVEGLRRSPPDIAAVSGRILDWEGERLDFARGVMTFDGHAFQMGFRRPLDRLRPVDDPADGEELFFACGGNMLIRKESFLAAGGFDEDYFAYLEDVDLGWRLWAGGERVRYVADAVVHHRSSATSDLLGLYHRGFLFERNAFVTAYKNYEDGLWQRVMPAVQWALASRTQTLLVQNNPGGEILTQDPYAGMIANTGNGEEESEARSEALPIRRKRGRPIWLKPRTFARHLKARLAGGPHPVLTDHRTVAQLRAQTWILGHLDRIAAHRAAVQARRKVSDAYLFERFPVYLVPTYPGDELLFARKGFRRSLPADLPLVDRNLEEVMEVEGNPSC; via the coding sequence TTGAAGGTCTCCGTCGCCATTCTGAGCTGGAACGGCCGACAGCATCTCGGTCCCTGTCTCGAAGCCCTCGCCGGGCAGCGGGATCCGGGGGTGCCGTGGGAGGTTCTCGTGCTGGATAACGGTTCCTCCGACGGCACCGCCGAGTGGCTGCGAAAGGAGTGGCTGGCGGTGGATCGCCTGCCGCTGCGGCTGGTCGAGAGTCGTCACAACCTGGGATTCTGCGCCGGCAACAACCGGTTGGTGAGGCAGGCCGAGGGCGACGCCGTCGCCTTCTTGAACAACGACACTCGCCCACGGCAGGACTGGCTGGCCGCCCTGGTGGAGGGACTGCGCCGCTCGCCGCCGGACATCGCCGCCGTTTCCGGCCGAATTCTGGACTGGGAGGGCGAGCGCCTCGACTTCGCCCGCGGGGTGATGACCTTTGACGGCCACGCTTTTCAGATGGGCTTCCGGCGGCCGCTGGATCGCCTGCGGCCGGTGGACGACCCGGCGGACGGCGAGGAACTGTTCTTCGCCTGCGGCGGCAACATGCTGATCCGCAAGGAATCCTTCCTCGCCGCCGGTGGATTCGACGAGGACTATTTCGCCTATCTGGAGGACGTCGATCTCGGCTGGCGCCTGTGGGCCGGCGGTGAGCGGGTGCGCTACGTGGCGGACGCGGTGGTGCACCATCGGTCGAGCGCTACCAGCGATCTGCTAGGTCTTTATCACCGCGGCTTCCTGTTCGAGCGAAACGCCTTCGTCACCGCCTACAAGAACTACGAAGACGGCCTCTGGCAGCGCGTCATGCCGGCGGTGCAGTGGGCGCTGGCCTCCCGCACCCAGACCCTGCTGGTGCAGAACAACCCTGGCGGCGAGATCCTCACTCAGGACCCCTACGCCGGCATGATCGCCAATACGGGCAACGGCGAAGAGGAGTCAGAGGCCAGATCCGAAGCGCTGCCGATTCGCCGCAAGCGCGGGCGGCCCATCTGGCTCAAGCCCCGCACCTTCGCCCGTCACCTCAAAGCACGCCTGGCCGGCGGCCCTCACCCGGTGCTGACGGACCACCGCACCGTCGCTCAACTGCGGGCACAGACCTGGATCCTCGGCCATCTCGACCGCATCGCCGCGCACCGGGCCGCGGTGCAGGCACGCCGCAAGGTGAGCGATGCCTATCTCTTCGAGCGTTTCCCGGTATACCTGGTGCCGACCTATCCGGGGGACGAACTGCTGTTTGCCCGGAAAGGGTTCCGCCGGAGCTTGCCGGCGGATCTACCGCTGGTGGATCGTAACCTCGAAGAGGTGATGGAGGTGGAAGGCAACCCCTCGTGTTGA
- a CDS encoding glycosyltransferase family 4 protein: MTRIAFLSSEPIRPRMAGIGIRYLEMARRLPKLSGGEVEVVLVSPATVEEMAEAAAEVPVRSCAAGGFGDLLADCDGAVAQGQLANHLLLECPELPTAIDLYDPWLVENLHYVESLGLDPYKNDHATWVLQMSRGDFFLCSSEEQKTFYCGFLSALGRINPHRMADDPDLAGLIAPVPFGLPDELPPHRPWLPERASGPAPFRILFGGLYDWYDPWVLLAALEGMEADWVLYFIRNPNADSTPQALMSEVEAKCRERGWWGERVRALDWVPAERRWDLLRDVDLLVAPHRPSLETRLSLRTRYLEALAVGCPVIATAGGTIGRLLTEHQAGRVVPPGDANVLRTALEGATRMSEAALEGATRMSEATLEGATRMSEANKINDLETSLAGTTRMSAGATRMSGGATRMLGEPSAEGRRRLVAAFTWPRSLAPLVEFCRRPRRDETKEAFAFRPETVAPADGLPFRLRRRLGRWWRGEGA; encoded by the coding sequence ATGACCCGTATCGCCTTTCTTTCGAGCGAGCCCATCCGGCCGCGCATGGCCGGCATCGGCATCCGCTACCTGGAGATGGCGCGGCGGCTGCCGAAACTCTCCGGTGGCGAGGTCGAGGTCGTCTTGGTGTCGCCGGCAACGGTGGAGGAGATGGCGGAAGCCGCGGCCGAGGTACCGGTGCGCTCCTGTGCGGCAGGTGGGTTCGGCGATCTCCTGGCGGACTGCGACGGCGCCGTGGCCCAGGGCCAGCTCGCCAATCATCTGCTGCTCGAATGCCCGGAGTTGCCGACGGCCATCGACCTCTACGATCCGTGGCTGGTGGAGAACCTGCACTACGTCGAATCCTTGGGCCTCGACCCGTACAAGAACGACCACGCCACCTGGGTGCTCCAGATGTCCCGCGGCGATTTCTTCCTGTGCTCGTCGGAAGAGCAGAAAACCTTCTACTGTGGGTTCCTGTCGGCCTTGGGGCGAATCAACCCGCACCGCATGGCGGACGATCCGGATCTCGCCGGGTTGATCGCTCCGGTCCCTTTCGGCCTGCCGGACGAGCTGCCGCCGCATCGCCCCTGGTTGCCGGAGAGAGCCTCCGGACCGGCCCCGTTCCGTATCCTCTTCGGCGGCCTCTACGACTGGTACGACCCGTGGGTGCTCCTCGCAGCGCTCGAAGGAATGGAGGCCGACTGGGTGCTCTACTTCATCCGCAACCCCAACGCCGACTCCACCCCCCAGGCCTTGATGTCCGAGGTCGAAGCCAAATGCCGTGAGCGCGGCTGGTGGGGGGAGCGGGTACGGGCTCTCGACTGGGTGCCGGCGGAGCGCCGCTGGGATCTGCTGCGTGACGTCGACCTGCTGGTGGCGCCGCATCGGCCGAGCCTTGAAACCCGCCTCTCGCTGCGCACCCGCTACCTCGAAGCCTTAGCCGTCGGCTGTCCGGTGATCGCCACCGCCGGCGGCACCATCGGCCGTCTGCTGACCGAGCACCAGGCCGGCCGCGTCGTCCCCCCCGGCGACGCGAACGTCCTTCGCACCGCCCTGGAAGGTGCCACCCGAATGTCAGAGGCCGCCCTGGAAGGTGCCACCCGAATGTCAGAGGCCACCCTGGAAGGTGCCACCCGAATGTCAGAGGCCAACAAAATCAACGACTTAGAGACTTCTCTAGCAGGTACCACCCGAATGTCGGCAGGTGCCACCCGAATGTCGGGAGGCGCCACGAGAATGCTTGGGGAGCCGTCGGCGGAGGGTCGCCGGCGGCTGGTGGCGGCTTTCACCTGGCCGCGCTCCCTGGCTCCGTTGGTGGAGTTTTGCCGCCGGCCGCGGCGGGACGAGACGAAGGAAGCCTTTGCCTTTCGGCCGGAGACGGTGGCGCCGGCGGACGGCTTGCCCTTCCGGTTGCGCCGCCGCCTCGGGCGCTGGTGGCGCGGGGAAGGCGCTTGA
- a CDS encoding sulfatase produces the protein MSRWLRGITAVGLLKVAALALGCGGVAPDAFRLPLSGGVEALPDGAPEFDSAVEFRSVTVGQERRRAVASSGGWTWQGRIPRDGHLLFGVQALPEFWSAMESFELRIRVERGDELEILDQAHWNKPRWLDMEVDLSRYGGREVTLTATIEARHKASATESGAVSFAWSPLVLASRRGGAGERGAEDAPPNILLIVIDTLRADHLTSYGYHRDTAPSIDQVLAKPGTVVETAYAQAPWTLPSVASFMTGRYPGEILGESMASFGIPETVPSLAEGLAKLGYRTAAFVANPTVHEGNGFGRGFETFYTPPPVNDSMLLHAEDVADRAVPWLKAYQRERPFFVYAHFLDPHDPYDNPDLVDGRSPWYPDYRGSASGKWVHGIYTGKLPLENPEDDVAHLTALYDSEIAYVDRAVGRLIDTLDPAVLSETLIVLTSDHGEELYDHGGWKHGQSLYQHQIRVPLIVRWDGRVAAGERLVGNAQLVDLMPTLLAAAGGEVAADADGIDLLPALAGEEPLPRRVAYAQNHSSGPVRAAVMADGQKLVRFDRAKPFEAVDELQDLLWKKDVERLERTELYDLGADPGEQRDLSAARPAEAAPLITAVDRQLGRQSGGGGGWWLVSGPAADGEALQAVLEVEAEADGEIIWQGHFLGPDDRVRVERNEASGDRLILELAAGPLGSRGVRLSGIAEVLSVSLGDRSSKGVFAAGVPWRPGGATSAAEGVWWPVPEEARLALWKAPEREVAAAPKESDETRERLKALGYL, from the coding sequence TTGAGCCGATGGCTCCGCGGAATTACGGCGGTGGGCCTTCTCAAGGTCGCCGCGCTTGCCCTCGGCTGTGGAGGAGTGGCGCCCGATGCCTTCCGCCTGCCTCTCTCCGGAGGCGTGGAAGCCTTGCCCGACGGCGCGCCGGAATTCGATTCGGCCGTTGAGTTTCGTTCCGTCACCGTCGGTCAGGAACGGCGCCGGGCGGTGGCGAGCTCTGGCGGTTGGACCTGGCAGGGGCGGATCCCACGGGACGGGCACTTGCTCTTCGGGGTTCAGGCACTGCCGGAGTTCTGGAGCGCGATGGAGAGTTTCGAGTTGCGGATCCGGGTGGAACGGGGAGACGAACTGGAAATCCTCGACCAGGCCCATTGGAACAAACCTCGCTGGCTGGATATGGAGGTGGATCTCTCCCGTTACGGTGGCCGCGAAGTGACGCTGACGGCCACGATCGAAGCGCGGCACAAGGCCAGTGCTACGGAATCAGGAGCGGTGTCCTTCGCCTGGTCTCCCCTGGTTCTTGCGAGCCGCCGCGGAGGGGCCGGCGAGAGGGGGGCGGAGGACGCCCCACCAAACATTCTGCTGATCGTCATCGACACCCTGCGCGCCGATCACCTCACCAGCTACGGCTACCATCGCGATACGGCGCCGAGCATCGATCAAGTGCTAGCGAAGCCCGGCACCGTGGTGGAGACGGCCTATGCTCAGGCGCCCTGGACGTTGCCGTCGGTCGCTTCCTTCATGACCGGCCGCTACCCGGGGGAGATCCTCGGCGAGTCGATGGCTTCGTTCGGGATTCCCGAGACGGTTCCTTCCTTGGCCGAAGGCCTGGCTAAGCTGGGCTATCGCACGGCGGCCTTCGTCGCGAATCCCACCGTTCACGAGGGCAACGGCTTCGGTCGCGGATTCGAGACCTTCTACACCCCTCCGCCGGTTAACGATTCGATGTTGCTGCACGCCGAGGACGTTGCCGACCGGGCAGTGCCGTGGCTCAAGGCCTACCAGCGGGAGAGGCCGTTCTTCGTCTACGCCCACTTCCTCGATCCGCACGATCCCTACGACAATCCGGATCTGGTGGACGGTCGCTCTCCCTGGTATCCGGACTATCGGGGCTCCGCCTCCGGCAAGTGGGTGCACGGCATCTACACCGGCAAGTTGCCGCTCGAGAATCCCGAGGACGATGTCGCTCACCTGACGGCTCTGTACGACAGCGAAATCGCCTATGTCGACCGGGCGGTGGGACGGTTGATCGACACCCTCGACCCGGCGGTGCTGAGCGAAACGCTGATCGTCTTGACCTCGGACCACGGTGAGGAGCTGTACGACCACGGCGGCTGGAAGCACGGCCAGTCCCTCTACCAGCATCAGATCCGGGTGCCGCTGATCGTGCGGTGGGATGGTCGGGTCGCCGCCGGGGAGCGGTTGGTCGGCAACGCGCAGCTCGTCGATCTGATGCCGACCCTGCTGGCGGCGGCCGGCGGCGAGGTCGCCGCCGATGCCGACGGCATCGATCTGCTGCCGGCCCTTGCCGGCGAGGAGCCCCTGCCGCGCCGCGTGGCCTATGCTCAGAACCACTCCAGCGGACCGGTGCGGGCGGCGGTGATGGCGGACGGCCAGAAGCTGGTGCGCTTCGACCGCGCCAAACCCTTCGAGGCGGTAGACGAGCTGCAGGACCTTCTGTGGAAGAAGGATGTGGAGCGCCTGGAACGCACCGAGCTTTATGATTTAGGGGCGGATCCCGGAGAACAGCGCGATCTGAGCGCCGCCCGCCCGGCCGAAGCCGCACCCCTGATCACCGCCGTAGACCGGCAGCTCGGGCGCCAGAGTGGGGGGGGCGGCGGCTGGTGGCTGGTGAGCGGACCGGCGGCCGACGGCGAAGCCCTGCAGGCAGTGCTGGAAGTGGAGGCGGAAGCCGACGGCGAGATCATCTGGCAGGGCCATTTCCTCGGACCCGACGACCGGGTTCGCGTGGAGCGTAATGAAGCGAGCGGCGACCGGCTGATCCTCGAGCTCGCCGCGGGTCCGCTGGGCAGCCGCGGGGTGCGCCTCAGCGGCATCGCGGAAGTGCTCTCGGTGAGCCTCGGGGACAGGAGCTCGAAGGGCGTCTTCGCCGCCGGTGTGCCGTGGCGGCCCGGCGGTGCCACGAGCGCCGCCGAAGGCGTTTGGTGGCCGGTACCGGAAGAGGCGCGTCTCGCCCTGTGGAAAGCACCGGAGAGGGAGGTCGCCGCCGCGCCGAAGGAGTCGGACGAAACCCGTGAGCGCCTGAAGGCGCTAGGCTACCTCTAG